GGCGCCATGCACACGAAGGCGTGTTCAGGCTTTTCGGCATCCAGCACCCAGGCTTCGCTGGTGGTTTTGCTGTCCAGGCCAAGGATCAGCTGCCGCTCTGAGCTGCTGCGGTAGCAATGCAGGAAAAACCGCCCGTCCGGCTCGTTGAACACCAGATCCGCCGAATCATTGCCCAGACGGTGGCGATACAGCTTGTGCGGACGATGAGAGTCGTCCAGTTCGCCGAAGAACAGCGTCTGGCTGTCATTGGCCCAGGTCATGCTGCCGTCGCAGTCTTCGAAGGGCAGGGTGGTGACCTGGCCGCTGCTCAGCTCCTTGACGTAAAGCTGGTAAACCTCTTCGCCGCTGGTGTCCAGGCTGTAGGCCAGCCGCTGGTGGTCCGGGCTGATGCTGAACGTGCCCAGGGAAAAGAAACCACCGCCCGCCAGTTGGTTGGGGTCCAGCAGCATTTCTTCGCGGCTTTCGTCTACCGTTTGCGAGTCGTCCGCCGGGCGCGGGCAGCGATAGTGCCGGGAGTATTCATCGCCCTCGGTGGTGCGGGTGTAATACAGATACGGCCCCCAGGGCGAAGGCAGCGAGAGATCGGTCTCCAGGATGCGGCCCTTGATCTCTTGAAACAGCGTCTCGCGCAATGCATCCTGATCGGCGAGTTGCGCGTGCTGATACGCATTTTCTGCCTTCAGATAATCAAGCACTTCGTCGCTGTCGCGGTTTTGCAGCCAGGCATAAGGATCGGCGCCATCGGTTTTTTGCGCGATGGGGGCGCTGGGAATCGGATGTGATGAAGACATACTGGGCGCTCATTGGTGGCTGTGCGCTATCGAATGTGGACTGCCAATTGATGGCATGTGGCACTGATAACTGACGCCGGGGAAGCCGGGTTGGCGAAAAGCCGTTATCATAAGCGCCTAATTACCTGCCTTACCACGGACGTCATGACCGAGAACGACTATACGATCGCCTGGGGCCTCTACGCATTTGCTGCGTTGGGTTGTCTGCTGGTGTGGTTCCTGATGACACGCTGGATGTGGCGCTACCTGCGTGAGCCGCTGCTGGTGATCGCTGCCGTCCTGCTGTTGACCCCGACCATCATTGATCCAGTGAAGGAAAAATTCGCCCCGGCGGTTGCCATCACGGCCCTGGACTTATTGTTCAAGGTCGGCAGCAATGTCTGGC
This genomic window from Pseudomonas sp. G.S.17 contains:
- a CDS encoding MFS transporter → MTENDYTIAWGLYAFAALGCLLVWFLMTRWMWRYLREPLLVIAAVLLLTPTIIDPVKEKFAPAVAITALDLLFKVGSNVWRAVSDLAMYGMIAFGLYLLFVLIRWPLEKSWKARHPQVAAEPATPAQEPQDEPFADDDRFDRKPAAPGVGNRSRVEPRL